The genomic interval GTCTTATGTGGAATAGAAGAAACACATAGCTTATTCAGTCATCTTACCCCTACTGAAGTTGACTGAATTAAAATAACTAAGTCCCCAGTTGTGCAACAGGCTCCATGCAGATGCATGGTTCTGCCTACATGGAATAATTTACGGGATTGAGGTCTATACTGGGATCATTTACAACTGAGTGGATTAACTGACACATTGCCTATAAGAAAAATTCATCTTCATAAGATTTCTTTAAATTATTCTGGAGCACGAACTGTATTATTTCTTGAAACAGTTATATATGAATAAGGTGGCACTACCAATGGAATCTGTTGCACTGAGCAGCTTTTTCCTATGTATAACATCATTAAAATTCCCTTACCTGTGTATGTATCTCTATCTCTGTCCAGTGTTGTAAATTGTTTTCCATTGTGCCATATCATGGAATCCCCTGCATTTCCCTGGTAAGTTCCCAGACGCAGCCTATAGAATTCACTTTCAGGCTCCAGGCGAAAACTGCTGTATTCTGCATAGACTTTCTTATTACTCCAGTCTTCTAGTTCAATCAATAGCCTATAATTGTCCTGATTGGTAAGCATGTAAATATTTTCTAGTCCCAGCCAGTACTCTCCATCAACATTTCCAAATCCTTTCTGTACAAAGAAAACCAGAATATGAGGTTAAATCTACTGGCTTTTCTGAATCTATTGAATGAAGACATTTACCagtaatagtagtagtagtagtctATCCCAGTAGAATGTGTATCTAAACTAAAAACTGTTAGGCTTTTAAACTTCTGCTCCACCCTTTCAATTAGTTCCTTTGGGCTAGATTCTGTCACCTTTTCTCAATCTAAGTAGTACTCCACTccatgagtagtctcactgatctCAATGGGACTACTGGCAGTGTAATGTATTACTCAGCATGAGTGAAGGTGTCAGAATCTGATCTTTTGCACCTTTGATTCCCATGATGTGCTTTTTGGAACAATATTTTCTGTGGCACAACAAATGTCCATGAAGATCGTATGAGTAACCCATTACAATGAAGTACTTTGAGGCACAGAAGATAATTATAGATGAGTAAGCCAATACTCAAGATGCATAACTTTTTTGTACCTTTTACAAGGTAGAATGGCATTTCACTATATATGTAATTAGACAATCCATCTGTGTACTCTAGATTTCAGTTCTAGTAAATTCAGTGAAGACTATTGGTCTTGAATCACAGACTGCTGGTATGATACCTTTTTGCTAATATTTGCAAGCCATTGTTTCCTTTCCCTAAGAAAATATCCACTTTAGTATCAATGTATAAAGTGTTTGGAGTTGTAAATAAAAtacttattatttttcttttaattatgtgGTGTTTAGTAGGATTACAAATTCTTTTCCTCCATAAAACGCTCTAAGTGAGAGCTAGTTTGTGGGCCAATTTTCCCCAAAAAGTTAAGCAATTGAAAAACCAATTGTGTACACCCACTACAAAACTTTCACTTTATACTGAAATATTCAGAGTTATACTCTTTGAGGCTATTGAAGGTAAATACTTTATTCAGATTGTGTGTAAAAGAAGTTTGGTTTTGTGCTTTATTATTTTAatctcctttttccttttataaaagaGGGAATAAAGTAAAAAACATTTGTTATTTTGTCATCGAGGATACAGCTTTGTCAGATTCCAAGAAATTCAACGGTTAAACTTCTCATAGTAACCTTAATTCACTTCCTCTGCACATTTAAGAGGTAAAATTTATAACATATGACCAGCCATATATGATGATGCCAGTTCACAGACAAGAACGTTAGTCTTTGTGGCTTAGCTCCCTTTTagcttttacttttttctgttttaattcgCCTGTTCAGTTTTTGCTAATTCTTAGTTCTTGGGTAACTAACTATTTTACTTCTGATTCTTTTTCAATTGTTAATCTTGCAGCAAAATTAACTGCAGTGGAGAAGAATTGCATTGAAAAATAGCATCTTGTGAATACTGATACCAGTTTCTAGAGGTTACTGTCCCTACCAAAAATGAAGCTGTTACTTTTCTGAATTCTAAAACTTACCTTGTAACTGTCCCAATTCCTGAAGAAATTGACAGATCCATCTGTCCTTTTCTGAATAACTGCCCAGCCTCCAGGGTCCAGACTGTTCTCACACCATAACTGTACTGGTTCATTGCTGTTTTCAGGTTTGATCATATAAATCCCACTGTTGGAATGCCCAGCTTCTTTGGCTTGTTGACAGTCTTTGAAAGGACCTGTTTGAAAAGAActgttttaagattaagcttattttttaaaaatgtacatttgggACACAAGTTACATATAACATGTAGTTAGTAGTGTATGTACAAAGAGACTTTTTATTGCAATGCAAGACTTTATCTCAGAGGTGGTAAATATCTGAGATCCCATTTTATTCTTGCTGTTTCCTGCTAGAAAgtatttactttctcattttaactGCAAATTTAAGACTTCCATGGTAAACATTGCAAAACATCCTTTCCAGCTTGTGGTTAATTTTATAAATTTTGCCTATTTCACCCACCAACCTTACAAATAGATAACTGTTTTGTTAAACAGGTGGTGCATTTTTTGACTCTTTACATCTGTTATTttggtaacttttttttctttattgtgtaTCACAAATTACACCCTGATACTAGATAGGCAAATATTGCAACTTGCATTTCGTAACTACTTTATCCTATATAGCCTTACCAGATGTAGGATGCTGGCTTACTTCTTCCCTATAATGCATACATTTAAATGGTCATAAAGTAAAAAGTAAACTAGAACGCATGAATAGCAGCAGAACTAGAATTTAATTAGAAAACTTTTGTCAAATTCTGCAAACCCTCTGACAGGAACCTTTATAAATCTAATGATTTTTATACTTCCATTTCTTGACAGTTATGATGTATGTgcatggctgttagccaggatagCATGTGAGCAGTGGACCAGATACTTTTGAACAGATAATAGTGTGTGTTTATTGAGTTTCAAACCTACAGTTATGTAGAAATGCAGCTGCTGACTGTAGCTCTTGAAAGTTCTTTTAGGCtctgagtacacctctaccctgatataacctGGTCCTctggaaccaaaaaatcttactgcactATAGGTgagaccacgttatatcgaacttgctttggccccccctgctccttgtcccctgaccgccccctccagagatccccatccctaatcacccccaggactccaccccctacccaacccccctgctccctgtcccctaacctGCCCTAACCCCTAtctacacccccccgccccctgacaggcactcaccagcagcagcgggaagcggagcagcctggccccagcccactccactcctctAGCTCCCAGCTGCGgtgctctgcttcccaccaccggTGAGTGCggagaggttggggaaaggacaccccccccccccccaatactcacctgcggcgggaagcggagcgccgcaactgggagctgggggaatggagtgggctggggccgggctgctccacttccgccgctgccagtgagtgcggtgaggttggggaaaggaccacccttcctccctctcctcccccccccccccgtacacaTCTGCGGCGGGAAATGGAGtgccatggccccagccccagccgtgtcgctGGGGGGGTGGGTGTTGGGGAAAGGTCCCACGTTCACCAGCAACACCGGAAGCAGagcagcccgctccactccgccagctcccagctgcggcgCTCTGCTTCCCGTTGCAGGTGAATACAAGGGGCATCCTTTTCCCCAACTTCCCCACACTCAccggtggcgggaagcggagcgtcgcggctgggagctgacatgctgatccaccggagcgctgctttaccgcgttctgtgcaaacccgtgttatatcgggtcacattatatcggggtagcggtgtaCTATATTTACAAAACATACTCTCCATTTCTGAAAGATTATCTATGAGCGTTCAGTAGGAAACACTGTCAGCTTACATTTTTGGAGATCCTTGCTATGTTGGTGTGTCCCTCTTAAAAGATTAGAAATCCAGCTATAATTTCTACCTCCACtaaatcccttcccccacaaaaaaattaaTGTTGTTACTACATCACTATTTATATTGTTTTTGGACTGGTTTTATACCATCTTTGAGTCAGCTATTTCATTATGAACTGGATATGTTCTGATAATGGCTAGCTAGTGATGAATCCCTTAAATTCAACTGATTTGAAAAATCAGTATACTTAACTTTTATATGGACTTATTAACATTCTGTTTAAGGTGTTTGGGTACTTTTGTTGTGTTTATAGCATAATATAAACATATTAGTAAATTATATAAGCTCATGCTACATCTAGAGTAACCATTATTGGGTTACAATTCTGATACTGATTTGAAACAATAAACCTAACCTGCCCAATTAACAGTTTAAACAAATAGCAATATATAGTGATTatcttttaacaaatattttaaggtgtttgtttttttcagttctcTTCAATTACTAAGATGCTGGACTAGGTACAACTGTCTTAATTTGATCTCTGCTCTATTTTTGAACAAAAAGATGGATGTGCAATGACTGTCCTTTGGTAACCCACCTGCTAAATTCAGGGAGAATATTCCATGTGTGAGGGCAGTCTGGAAAGAAGCACAATGAAGTTTGTTGATGGTATCCCTTTAATGTTCTTGATTAGTGAAAACCATTTTCACCCTTAACTCCATCTTAATGGAAGGTCTTTATCTGTTTCTTTAAAGACTTGTGAGTAGTACTCTGATATTAGATGTGGAAATGTGTAATCAACCAGGATATCCATAGAACTAGTCCACATCTGTTACAAGTTGATATGGAGCTTGAATCACCATGCAGCTTGAAGTTCTGGGCAAATAGAACCATGACTTATTTATTACAGGTCTCTGAGATTTCATTCTTTATTAGCAAGTCATTGTGGCCTGTAATTCTCCAGAGTCATGCATTTTAGGAGTCCTGGTTATTAAAAGCTTACCCAGTTATACTTGTAACTATCTTAAGTCATGACTTAAGGAAAAGAATAATAACCTGCTAACAGCTCAGAGTGCTTAGAAACGCCACTGGAACGTAGGTGGCAATTCTGACTAAGCACTTTGGCAAATGTTGATGGCAGTAACAGCTACAAGAAGTGCTACAGGAATTGAGTCATGATTTCTATAAATTGTGTTGGTGTACTATCAAGCTAGTGGAATGGGGAGCtttctgtaaagtgcctagcacaatttgATGCTGTATTAAAAAAAGTGTGGCTCCATAATAAATGTTGTTCTAAAACAACTTCTTGATTATAGAAGATGAGAAAGCAGAAAAATAGCAAAACTTTATAATGTAGATTGAAATATTGAGAACAGTTGAACAGATCTACTACTGTGGCTGTAATACTATGTTCTGTGCAGGGGAAAGGAATCTAGGACTCTTATTTCCAGGACCATTAGAGAGCAAAGCAGATGGTACTGCTGTTTTGATTCACTGCTAAGTAATGGAAGGTCGCAATCGTCTGTTTACATAGTAGTTTTTGATCATTGCTAAAATTCAGCTGGCATTAGTCTCCCAGGATGCAATTTGTCTAAATTTTGATCCTTAAAATTGTAGACACTGCTGATGTAAACTGTTGAAGTGGTAGAAGAGGTTTCCAAGTTACGTTCTAGAATGAAGGAGTGAATAAATCCAACAAATCCTTTAGTTTTGATTAATTATCTTACATCACTTTCTAGGGACAGATAAATCCTTTGATATATCATGGCATAGGAACTATGATCCATTTTTCTGTAGTTGTTCATTGGAAATACTGAGATTTGTGACTTGATAAAATAGTTTGCGCTGTGTTGAAGTAAAGAGGTGTTGTTTTTATGCTAATGAAAGGAATAACGTATCAAATATACAGTGTCCCTATTAGGACTTCATCTGTATGGTCATCCTTATGAGAAGTCTAGTTGGGATAATGATAGTACCTGAACATAAATTGTATCTTCCTTCTTCGAcagatttttctctctccaccAAATTCTGTCCAGTTACTAAAGTTAgatgctggtgtaactgagaacatGGTATGGCCCCTTGTGTCTCATAGTCATAGCTGTTTACTGAAAACCCAAGTTTTAATACTACTTACTGTCACCCAAATACAGAAATCAGAGTGGTTTTCACATCAACAAAATTAACTAAGTTCTAATTAGCTATTCTTATTATCGTTGATGTCATAGCCAGAAAGAAAGGTTTACTATTTCCTCTTGAAAGCTTACCATACAATTTCTTTAACAGCTTTTGGTTTTTAAGAATGAAATATTAACATGAACAGAGACCATAGCTTTGGAATTTTGTTAAATATGTGAGAACAAAGGAGAGCAGATCTATTTCACAAAACGACACCTAGTCTTTTAGTACTTACAACATATGCATTCAAATTTTAAGATCTTAAGAGCATAGGACCCATATCTTATTTGTTTGCTTGGGTGCTGTTGGTAATTTGCACTTTTTGAGATCATGTCCTAAATTTTTACTATTACAATACCAAAATTGCATTCTATGTATATGATGATTTAGCAAATCTGATGGTTGATCTCTAGTGCATGACATTTTGACATATGTTAGGTGGTGAAAAAGGAAAATGATGATGGGATATTACTGTTTTCTTAGGATGgaatataactttaaaaaaaaaaaacctgatgctcGATTTGAGTGGAACAGATGGCTGATGCCCTAATGTGGATTGTCCAGAGACTTTGTTATTGCTGAGCGATTGCAATTTTTACTTGCATTTCTTTAATAAGTATTTTAGAGACATTAAAGGAGAATCcaaaaatcaaagaaataaaaactaactaactaaaaaaTATGATTATAGAAGAAAGATGTGTGAGAGGCCCTTAATGTTCACTTGTCTTGTATGAAACACTGAAGTACAGATGAGGTATTATCCCTTGTGTGAATAATGACAACTATAGTTAAATGTGCCTATACATTTCTATACTAAATACTTTTATGATTTGCTCATAACTTTCTCAATTTTTCACTTTTCCGGCTGTTATTTTCCAAGTCTGGTCTGTAACTGAAGTTGAGCTTTTTGGTtagttggttgttttttgttttgggggagtgTGGCGTTTGAGCAAAAATGATTCAACCATTTTTGAGTAGGAGAACAATAGGGAAAAACActtcatactttaaaaaaaaaaatggaaataaggcataaacttttaacagtgagagtaattgttccaatgattaatttgCCAAGGGTCATAATGGATTCTCTAgtacttacaatttttaaatcaagagtgggtgtttgtctaaaagatatgctctaggaattattttgggagagttctatggcctgtgctatacaggaggtcaggctagatgatcgccatgtcccttctggccttagaatctatgaaactcaGTGTTTTGAGGCTTTTATTAAAACCGCACTGACTCCAAAACTCGGGAGTAGACAGTTGAAATTGGGCAGAGACTGTTCTTGAGGAGGAAAGATGCTTTTGACATTCCACTGAAAATTGGTTATGAGCAGTTGAAGATTGTAGTTTACACACGTGTGGTAGGTTTTAATTACTTTCAACCAACAAtaacttgaaaaaatattttctctgtagaAATTAAACTAAGTACTTAAGATAAGGAAATAAGAGAACGTAAGTACTTAAAATAAGTTTGTTTTGCACAGACATAAGGATCCTCATACCCAGACCAAGTTATGAACTGGGACCAAATGTATGAATTTGTTTTGATAAAGTAGTTGCAAATATAAATATTCAGTTTAATTGCCGGTCAGaacagtttttttattttaaattaattgtccTGCATGCAGCTTTCCTCTTCCCTTTAGTAAGTTATTTAAAATTAACTGTTGCATGATTTCCTTACATGCTGTGCAGCCCAACTTATTCACTAAGATTCAGATTCAGAAagttacttaagcatgtgcccaTTTTAAGAATGAAAGTGGCTGCACTGAAGTTTAAAATTAAAGATTAAGCATATTGCTTAATTGGCACCTGAGTGCCTGACCTGTTCCCATTGAGTTAGGATTCTTCAATGAAGCTTAAATCGCTTCTTATTTTTGTGTTAGGAATTGAGTATACAACTGaggtttatttaattaatttatgagTTCATAATTTTGCATTTACATATGTATCTTGCATTTGTATAGaaaacacttttttcccctctaggaACTTGTCTTCTGTGGGGTTCATTTCTCTAATATTTTCACCTCAGtgtaaaaaaatagttttcccaATGTGCTATGTATTTTCTTTCCGACCCACAATTAAAGATACTAATACATGTTTTGTGTAAACTGTTTTCTGCAGTTGTAGCTTAGTGATTCATTAGTACTTGAGAAGAACAGTTGTTTCAAAtataatgagaaaaaaatatgCTATAACATATCTAGAAGACAGTTTTACCTTTCATATGTATaatcttttcttcattttaataacatttatctGATGAGGACAGCCTTATTGGGTTTTGTTCGTCTTATTTGGCAGTCTCAGTTTGTAAATTTTCTGCATAATCTTCTAAACTATCACCCCCCCTTGCTGTTTTTCACTTTTCCTATTATTTTACAGCCCTTTTCTCTTTCGCACTGCTTTATCACACGGTACCTTAATTACAGGAAACAGAGAGGACTAGGAATAGCTTTGTAATTTATTGTAtactggtttttattttaacttttcatgATCTACATTTTACCAGCTTTGGAACTACTCAATCCATTTTCTCCCACCTCTGTACAAAATGCACATTCTTAAAATTTCCGGACCTCAGTACTGAAAGAAAACACACAGCAAATGAACCCATTAATGTTAGAATAAGTTGACTGAGATTCCTTTAACTTAGTTTCCAGAAATGTGTAGAGGAAAGAGGAGACTTTTTGATAAACGTTTTACAGATAACATTTGTTTGTGCTGTTGCTTTTCCTCATATGTACATACCTATCTGTTTATAATTATAAAACTGAGGGAATGGGTATCTGGGGAAACAATAAATCATGATGTAGTTTTGtttgaaggttgtttttttaaagagaattctGCTGTTGCTGTCTGACTAGACATTAACatagcttttttttaatattagctgTGTTTCCTTTCTGCCACTTACAGGTGATTAAGTTCTCATGACATCTGGCATTTCAGTTGTACTCTGGGCTAACTTTTCCCTAGATCCCTAAATAGTCCCTCTTTTTATCAACAGCAGGTTGGTTGTAGTGTATGCAGAATAACCATGATAAATGTGTGTTTTCACCCTCAGGAACACTGCTGAATGTCCAGCTGAGTCTAAAACCCAGTGCAGAACATTATGCTATGTAAGCTCATAAAAGGCAAGAAAAAAGATGGTTAATTGGAAAGCATGGactaaaaaaaaagataatccAAACTTTCAGGATTGAGCAGAATAAATTATGACAGTTTGTGATGCAGTTGGAAATAATTCTGTGAAGTATTTTTAATAACCAGGGTgcataaaatcaattattttttaatttaaatcggatttttgaggataaatagttaaagatagttttaaataagatacattatagctcaaaggtaTCTCATCATGGagtagggattataaattctaattctatagtatgagacaatatattcatgtaatgtttaagaaaagatttgtaaatgagttccaatagttcatggattagggatccaatcttctggggttccacaggcttctgtatagatttaggttaatctttctatctacccaatgggactcagtgctcagtctagaagaaaccatcagagatgcttagttttgcagttctcaaactgtggatttgtctctccagaggtAATATGCTTGttagcagcaaaaacaaaattaaataaataatatgtagaggtgagaaataagacCTCAattctattgtccctctgcaaatttgtgtacacagagtcaatccctcaCCCCTCTATAAAAGTGCAacatttcaaaaagttcaatgaatagaagattgttgaggggcagaatagatctggacaaggagaagaagtctggagataaatgtgagaagcgagggacatatgcttgttttgttaaaatattatatatttgctgttgaagaaaaaaatccaaaatacttaacgttattgttgttttagttaaataaaacaaattaaatgtcTGGTGATGTTTTCCTACTAATACAGcttggcaagaaaatcctccaaatattaatgattagccTGTTGAATTGGAAATAGTtcatctcccaatgacttcataaatatctgcttcagttacctttggtaaatgaaataaccaaataatcattcattttctgatatagctgtaaaactaatctgaaaagttttcaaaataaatcacggtttaaaaatgtatagtgtgtaccttctaaaaatgaaacctacatctgtcTCGGAGAATATGAATTAAGAATTATGAactaacaagaatgcactttatgtagaaatccatgattaaatagagtcttcctgactcatgatttaaatcaaatccacccctATTAATAACGTGTCTAGGAATCCTGCTGGAGTTCCAATAACCCCCAGattaaatgcatttttctttcattGTCACTGGTATTTTTAATACTTTGTGAATCTATATAATTGGGTGAAGTAGGACAGTGAACTGAAAACATTCAGTGAATCTCCTAAATGTGTTCTCATgatattttaataaagaaaacaaatgcaatATTATCTTTCTCTCCtggaaaaaatgttgtttttcattttaaatatctatggttgggatttttaaaagagcctAAATGAGTTAGGCATCAAACTTCAATTTTTGTGGGAGTTGGTCGTCTTACTATCCTAGGTTTCTTTGAAATTCTCAGCCTAAAGACTACAAAGTTGTTTAGAGGATCATTGTGACATTAAATTGTCCTGCTATCATAAAGTCAGAATCTGCCGAGTGTTGAGAATTCATTGAGGTTGGAAACACAACAGTGCAATAATGCATAGTGAGTGTAAGTAGAACTGGTGAGTACAGCAAACATTGCTAGCTGCATTTACTTCCAGGGAGTTTCTCTTTTCTTTGCTGTTCACAAAATTCTAATGCAACTTGTGGGACAATAATGTTCTAGAAAAGCAATAAGTAAGTATCAAACAATGTTTGCAGAAATCAAATTTTGTTTCCAACTTATGCTCATCCAGTCTGGAAGTAAAAGTAGTTCTCTACAACCCTGTAACCAGTGAGACTTACCTACACAGcttgaatttcaaatattaaatACTTGCAGCAAAGTTCTCATATGTTATCTATAGGTCAAGAATTAGTCATAGaaattatttgacaaatacaTTTGAGAATCTACAACTGCTGTCAACCTATTTATCATCAGAAGAGGTTGAATTTGCtgaataaattattaattttgaATTATTCATTCCACTCTAGTTATAAGTAAGCATTGTAAGAGGGTTGCCTATTTGTTTACATCACATTCTCTTTATTTTGGACATAATATTAATCAACTCACCTTCATTGATTAAAGTTAGCGGTGGTATCCTGAAAGGACTTTTTGTAGGAGAAGTAGCTGGATCAGGTGGTGGCCTTATGTCTCTGTCTCTAGGATAACTTGGGTCCCTCTGTATCTCGTTACCTCCCAAAAGGCTGGGAGTATAGTGCTGGCTGTTAGGAATGTGCTGTGGCACCACCTGAACAAGAGGTGGAGATCCGTCGGTGTCCTGTCGTGACAGTATCTGCAAGCACTGCTCTTCCAATAAAGAGATAATCACAGACTGATTATTTACAAGATCAGTTAGTGCTGCATATTTTATTTCAAGCTCCCGGTATCGTGTTGCCATCTTCAACATTTCTGTTGTAACATTGAggattttgttttccagttgGGAAAGCTCAAGTGAATTATCACGCTTTCGGATTATCTCATGCAAGAGTTGCATGTAGAGCTGAGTGACTCTGGAATTCATGTTACGACTTTCTTTTCTCAGCAGTTTTACCTCATTCACAATATTTCCATCCACATCCACCACTAGCTGCAAGATATCAATCTCCCGCTTCTGCTTGGACAATACTTCTTTGAGGTTCTCTATGTCCATCCTTGTGATT from Malaclemys terrapin pileata isolate rMalTer1 chromosome 8, rMalTer1.hap1, whole genome shotgun sequence carries:
- the ANGPTL1 gene encoding angiopoietin-related protein 1 — translated: MERSTWTLGVLLFLLLSIGHCTEKSKLNKMSPERHPRSTDGGEEGKKCGYTFLVPEQKITGPICVNTKGVGADNRKDEITRMDIENLKEVLSKQKREIDILQLVVDVDGNIVNEVKLLRKESRNMNSRVTQLYMQLLHEIIRKRDNSLELSQLENKILNVTTEMLKMATRYRELEIKYAALTDLVNNQSVIISLLEEQCLQILSRQDTDGSPPLVQVVPQHIPNSQHYTPSLLGGNEIQRDPSYPRDRDIRPPPDPATSPTKSPFRIPPLTLINEGPFKDCQQAKEAGHSNSGIYMIKPENSNEPVQLWCENSLDPGGWAVIQKRTDGSVNFFRNWDSYKKGFGNVDGEYWLGLENIYMLTNQDNYRLLIELEDWSNKKVYAEYSSFRLEPESEFYRLRLGTYQGNAGDSMIWHNGKQFTTLDRDRDTYTGNCAHFHKGGWWYNACAHSNLNGVWYRGGHYRSKYQDGIFWAEYRGGSYSLKAVQMMIRPID